Proteins encoded by one window of Cupriavidus sp. EM10:
- the ppk2 gene encoding polyphosphate kinase 2 gives MDYNDEALIRRIHREVADYYDEELELELEDRDPMLVQRVLAGEAGGPGDNSNLNGDEAERAERHLYFRELFRLQGELVKLQSWVVATGHKVVILFEGRDAAGKGGVIKRITQRLNPRVCRVAALPAPNDRERTQWYFQRYVSHLPAAGEMVLFDRSWYNRAGVEHVMGFCNDEQYEEFFRSVPEFERMLVRSGIQVIKYWFSITDEEQHLRFLSRIHDPLKQWKLSPMDLESRRRWEDYTRAKEIMLERTHIAEAPWWVVQAVDKKRARLNCIHHLLQQMPYVEPSQTPIVLPERERHADYVRQPVPDNMIIPEIY, from the coding sequence ATGGACTATAACGACGAAGCCCTGATCCGTCGCATCCACCGCGAGGTGGCGGATTACTACGACGAAGAGCTCGAACTGGAGCTGGAAGACCGCGACCCGATGCTGGTGCAGCGGGTGCTGGCCGGCGAGGCCGGCGGCCCCGGCGACAACAGCAACCTCAACGGCGACGAAGCCGAGCGCGCCGAACGCCATCTCTACTTCCGCGAACTGTTCCGCCTGCAGGGCGAACTGGTGAAACTGCAGAGCTGGGTGGTGGCCACGGGCCACAAGGTGGTGATCCTGTTCGAAGGCCGCGACGCGGCCGGCAAGGGTGGCGTGATCAAGCGCATCACGCAACGGCTGAATCCGCGCGTCTGCCGCGTGGCGGCGCTGCCGGCGCCCAACGACCGCGAGCGCACCCAGTGGTACTTCCAGCGCTACGTGTCGCACCTGCCCGCCGCCGGCGAAATGGTGCTGTTCGACCGCAGCTGGTACAACCGCGCCGGTGTGGAACATGTCATGGGGTTCTGCAACGACGAGCAGTACGAGGAATTCTTCCGCTCGGTGCCCGAATTCGAACGCATGCTGGTGCGTTCGGGCATCCAGGTGATCAAGTACTGGTTCTCGATCACCGACGAAGAGCAGCACCTGCGCTTCCTGAGCCGCATCCACGATCCGCTCAAGCAGTGGAAGCTGAGCCCGATGGACCTGGAGTCGCGCCGTCGCTGGGAAGACTACACGCGCGCCAAGGAAATCATGCTGGAACGCACGCATATCGCCGAGGCGCCGTGGTGGGTGGTGCAGGCCGTGGACAAGAAGCGCGCCCGGCTGAACTGCATCCACCACCTGCTGCAGCAGATGCCATACGTGGAGCCGTCGCAGACGCCCATCGTGCTGCCCGAGCGCGAACGCCATGCCGACTATGTCCGCCAGCCCGTGCCGGACAACATGATCATCCCCGAGATCTACTAG